One window of Arvicola amphibius chromosome 6, mArvAmp1.2, whole genome shotgun sequence genomic DNA carries:
- the Ddx41 gene encoding probable ATP-dependent RNA helicase DDX41 has translation MEESEPERKRARADEAAAGGSRSEDEDEDDEDYVPYVPLRQRRQQLLQKLLQRRRKGAAEEEQQDSGSEPRGDEDDIPLGPQSNVSLLDQHQHLKEKAEARKESAKEKQLKEEEKILESVAEGRALMSVKEMAKGITYDDPIKTSWTPPRYVLSMSEERHERVRKKYHILVEGDGIPPPIKSFKEMKFPAAILRGLKKKGILHPTPIQIQGIPTILSGRDMIGIAFTGSGKTLVFTLPVIMFCLEQEKRLPFSKREGPYGLIICPSRELARQTHGILEYYCRLLQEDSSPLLRCALCIGGMSVKEQMETIRHGVHMMVATPGRLMDLLQKKMVSLDICRYLALDEADRMIDMGFEGDIRTIFSYFKGQRQTLLFSATMPKKIQNFAKSALVKPVTINVGRAGAASLDVIQEVEYVKEEAKMVYLLECLQKTPPPVLIFAEKKADVDAIHEYLLLKGVEAVAIHGGKDQEERTKAIEAFREGKKDVLVATDVASKGLDFPAIQHVINYDMPEEIENYVHRIGRTGRSGNTGIATTFINKACDESVLMDLKALLLEAKQKVPPVLQVLHCGDESMLDIGGERGCAFCGGLGHRITDCPKLEAMQTKQVSNIGRKDYLAHSSMDF, from the exons ATGGAGGAGTCGGAACCCGAGCGGAAG CGGGCTCGCGCGGACGAGGCGGCAGCGGGAGGGAGCCGCTCCGAAGATGAGGATGAAGACGACGAGGACTACGTACCCTACGTGCCTTTGCGGCAGCGCCGGCAGCAACTG CTCCAGAAGCTGCTGCAACGAAGACGCAAGGGAGCTGCGGAGGAAGAGCAGCAGGACAGTGGCAGTGAGCCCCGAGGAGATGAGGACGACATCCCGTTGGGCCCTCAGTCCAACGTCAGCCTCCTGGATCAGCACCAGCACCTCAAAGAGAAGGCTGAAG CGCGCAAAGAGTCGGCaaaggaaaagcaactgaaggaagaagaaaagattctGGAGAGCGTGGCTGAAGGCCGAG CTTTGATGTCAGTGAAGGAAATGGCCAAAGGCATCACATACGATGATCCAATCAAAACCAG TTGGACACCCCCACGTTACGTCCTGAGCATGTCGGAAGAGCGGCATGAGCGTGTTCGGAAGAAGTACCACATCCTGGTAGAGGGAGATGGTATCCCACCACCCATCAAGAGTTTTAAGGAGATGAAGTTTCCTGCCG CCATCCTTCGAGGCCTGAAAAAAAAGGGCATCCTCCACCCAACACCGATTCAGATCCAGGGCATCCCTACCAT TCTGTCCGGCCGGGACATGATTGGCATTGCCTTCACGGGGTCAGGCAAGACACTGGTGTTCACACTTCCCGTCATCATGTTCTGCCTGGAACAAGAGAAGCGGTTGCCTTTTTCCAAGCGTGAAGGGCCTTACGGACTCATTATCTGCCCCTCG CGAGAGCTGGCCCGGCAGACCCATGGCATCCTGGAGTATTATTGCCGCCTGCTGCAGGAGGACAGCTCACCCCTGCTGCGCTGTGCTCTCTGCATTGGGGGAATGTCGGTGAAAGAGCAGATGGAGACCATCCGACA TGGTGTCCACATGATGGTAGCCACGCCTGGACGCCTCATGGATTTGCTCCAGAAGAAAATGGTCAGCCTGGACATCTGTCGCTACCTGGCCCTGGATGAGGCTGACCGCATGATCGACATGGGCTTTGAGGGTGACATCCGTACCATCTTCTCCTACTTCAAG GGCCAGCGGCAGACCCTGCTCTTTAGTGCCACCATGCCGAAGAAGATTCAGAACTTTGCCAAGAGTGCCCTGGTAAAGCCTGTCACCATCAATGTGGGACGTGCTGGAGCAGCCAGCTTGGATGTCATCCAG GAGGTGGAATACGTGAAGGAGGAAGCCAAGATGGTATACCTGCTCGAGTGTTTGCAGAAGACACCCCCACCT gtGCTCATCTttgcagagaagaaagcagatgTGGATGCCATTCACGAATACCTCCTGCTCAAGGGGGTTGAGGCGGTGGCCATTCATGGGGGCAAAG ACCAGGAAGAGCGGACCAAGGCCATTGAGGCATTCCGGGAAGGCAAGAAGGATGTCTTAGTGGCCACAGATGTGGCCTCCAAAGGCCTGGACTTTCCTGCCATCCAGCACGTCATCAATTATGACATGCCTGAAGAAATCGAGAACTATG TGCACCGGATTGGCCGCACTGGGCGTTCAGGAAACACAGGCATTGCTACCACCTTCATCAACAAAGCCTGTG ATGAGTCAGTGCTCATGGACCTCAAAGCCTTGTTGCTGGAGGCCAAGCAGAAGGTGCCGCCTGTTTTACAAGTGCTGCACTGTGGGGACGAGTCCATGCTGGACATTGGAG GAGAGCGGGGCTGTGCCTTCTGTGGAGGCCTTGGCCATCGGATCACTGACTGCCCCAAGCTTGAAGCTATGCAGACCAAGCAGGTCAGCAATATTGGCCGCAAGGACTACCTGGCCCACAGTTCTATGGACTTCTGA